Proteins from a genomic interval of Aureimonas sp. AU20:
- a CDS encoding lytic transglycosylase domain-containing protein, whose amino-acid sequence MTHQRADGARTAPSRSGRMVSVASLALLAPLMLSACVSDGDKLSGTADISPTKTAARTGVVEVAGNDKGPTRIVAPSTKPDAKTAAADSKGGRVVATKVAQAQPAPAAPSLGSRAYGTAVAAKNSVVAGAARVGAGAVAVASVSAATIQNVAQAAKDSITGDPKIDRMIAAAADENAIPRELAYAVVRVESHYNPRAKGAGVYGLSQIKPATARGLGFSGPAEALLDPETNLRYGMRYLKGAYEEGNGDVCQTAMKYKGGHRTTVMSKSASVYCSNVKRHMAEIRSRKTPAMSDTATLVAAVEPTVRKGIVARTVAAKPAEARGQAETLKTHAAKAEAPAALTAAAHSAEATEVASAAAALAPAASAPANGAAAAIAAPVPAPRPIIRLAENRIAPLIGPSRNEAGVPVGGRVVHRSQPEIDRDRFGGAFDASTPAASTAPASNGGLGYN is encoded by the coding sequence ATGACGCATCAACGGGCCGATGGAGCCCGGACCGCGCCTTCGCGTTCCGGCCGTATGGTTTCGGTGGCCAGCCTGGCCCTCCTCGCACCTTTGATGCTTTCGGCCTGCGTGTCCGATGGCGACAAGCTCAGCGGCACAGCCGACATTTCCCCCACCAAGACGGCGGCCCGGACGGGCGTCGTGGAAGTGGCCGGCAACGACAAGGGCCCGACCCGGATCGTCGCCCCCTCCACCAAGCCCGATGCCAAGACGGCCGCCGCGGACTCCAAGGGCGGGCGCGTGGTCGCCACCAAGGTGGCGCAAGCGCAGCCGGCGCCCGCCGCGCCGTCCCTCGGCAGCCGGGCCTATGGCACCGCCGTCGCCGCCAAGAACAGCGTCGTGGCCGGCGCGGCCAGGGTCGGGGCGGGCGCCGTAGCCGTAGCCTCCGTGTCCGCCGCCACGATCCAGAACGTCGCGCAGGCCGCCAAGGATTCGATCACGGGCGATCCGAAGATCGATCGGATGATCGCCGCCGCCGCCGACGAGAACGCCATTCCGCGCGAACTGGCCTATGCCGTGGTGCGCGTCGAGAGCCATTACAATCCGCGCGCCAAGGGCGCCGGCGTCTATGGCCTGTCGCAGATCAAGCCGGCCACGGCCCGGGGCCTCGGCTTCTCCGGCCCCGCCGAGGCGCTGCTCGATCCCGAGACCAACCTTCGCTACGGCATGCGCTATCTCAAGGGCGCCTACGAGGAAGGCAATGGCGACGTCTGCCAGACGGCCATGAAGTACAAGGGCGGCCACCGCACCACGGTGATGTCGAAATCCGCCAGCGTCTACTGCTCCAACGTCAAGCGTCACATGGCCGAGATCCGCTCGCGCAAGACGCCGGCCATGTCCGATACCGCCACGCTCGTCGCCGCCGTGGAGCCGACGGTCCGCAAGGGCATCGTGGCCCGCACCGTCGCCGCCAAGCCGGCCGAAGCGCGTGGGCAGGCCGAGACGCTCAAGACGCATGCCGCCAAGGCCGAGGCGCCTGCCGCGCTGACCGCCGCCGCCCATTCCGCCGAGGCCACCGAGGTGGCGAGCGCCGCCGCAGCCCTGGCGCCTGCCGCGAGCGCGCCGGCCAACGGCGCCGCCGCAGCGATCGCCGCGCCGGTTCCCGCGCCGCGCCCGATCATTCGCCTTGCCGAAAACCGCATCGCCCCGCTGATCGGCCCCTCGCGCAACGAGGCGGGCGTGCCCGTCGGCGGCCGCGTCGTCCACCGCTCGCAGCCCGAGATCGACCGCGACCGTTTCGGTGGCGCCTTCGACGCCTCCACGCCGGCCGCTTCAACTGCGCCTGCCAGCAACGGCGGCCTTGGCTACAACTGA
- the dapD gene encoding 2,3,4,5-tetrahydropyridine-2,6-dicarboxylate N-succinyltransferase encodes MTDHAALEQIVETAFDNRDSINAQTGGEVREAVDQALDGLDRGALKVATRSADGSWTVHQWLKKAVLLSFRLNDMELVSNGPGEAKWWDKVPSKFDGWGENRFREAGFRAVPGAIVRRSAHIGRNAILMPSFVNLGASVGEGTMVDTWATVGSCAQIGAHVHLSGGVGIGGVLEPLQAGPTIIEDNCFIGARSEVVEGCIVREGSVLGMGVFIGQSTKIVDRETGAITYGEVPPYSVVVAGSLPGKPMGNGEPGPALYCAVIVKRVDERTRSKTSINDLLRA; translated from the coding sequence ATGACCGACCACGCAGCGCTCGAACAGATCGTCGAAACCGCCTTCGACAACCGGGACTCCATCAACGCACAGACGGGCGGGGAGGTCCGCGAGGCCGTCGATCAGGCCCTCGACGGGCTGGACCGCGGCGCGCTCAAGGTCGCGACGCGTTCGGCCGACGGCAGCTGGACCGTGCATCAGTGGCTGAAGAAGGCGGTGCTCCTGTCGTTCCGCCTCAACGACATGGAACTCGTCTCGAACGGCCCTGGCGAGGCCAAGTGGTGGGACAAGGTGCCCTCGAAGTTCGACGGCTGGGGCGAGAACCGTTTTCGCGAGGCGGGCTTTCGCGCCGTGCCGGGCGCCATCGTGCGCCGCTCGGCCCATATCGGCCGCAACGCCATCCTGATGCCGAGCTTCGTCAATCTCGGCGCCTCGGTCGGCGAGGGCACGATGGTGGACACCTGGGCGACCGTCGGCTCCTGCGCGCAGATCGGCGCGCATGTGCATCTTTCGGGGGGCGTCGGCATCGGCGGCGTTCTGGAGCCGCTGCAGGCCGGGCCGACCATCATCGAGGACAATTGCTTCATCGGCGCCCGCTCGGAAGTCGTGGAAGGCTGCATCGTGCGCGAGGGCTCGGTGCTCGGCATGGGCGTCTTCATCGGCCAGTCCACCAAGATCGTGGACCGCGAGACCGGCGCGATCACCTATGGCGAAGTGCCGCCCTATTCCGTCGTGGTCGCCGGCTCGCTGCCCGGCAAGCCGATGGGCAATGGCGAGCCCGGCCCGGCGCTCTACTGTGCGGTGATCGTCAAGCGCGTGGACGAGCGCACCCGCTCCAAGACTTCGATCAACGACCTGCTTCGCGCCTGA
- a CDS encoding LOG family protein, protein MVAETDKDLLSGGEGEEAFTPFPSSGEDRARQTAKPRTPQTLSPTYRLAYDDPDFLASEPMRGVRLQLELMKPDMALAEAGILSTVVLFGGARIPEPGHEPWAARNEGQAERLRANSHYYEEARRFAQLASQHSANSSGGKEFVIVTGGGPGVMEAGNRGAADVGAVSIALNITLPHEQAPNPYATPELCFNFHYFAIRKMHFLLRAKAMAIFPGGFGTLDELFEALTLIQTRRMARIPVVLFGKEFWHRVVDFDFLAEEGTIAPDDLGLLNFVDTAEEGWEIIRRAYEF, encoded by the coding sequence GTGGTGGCTGAGACCGACAAGGACCTTCTCTCCGGCGGCGAGGGCGAAGAGGCCTTCACGCCTTTTCCGAGTTCCGGCGAGGACCGGGCACGCCAGACGGCCAAGCCCCGCACGCCCCAGACGCTTTCGCCGACCTATCGGCTGGCCTATGACGACCCCGACTTCCTCGCCTCCGAGCCGATGCGCGGCGTGCGGCTGCAGCTGGAGCTGATGAAGCCGGACATGGCGCTGGCGGAGGCCGGCATCCTGTCGACGGTCGTTCTATTCGGCGGCGCGCGCATCCCCGAGCCGGGGCACGAGCCCTGGGCGGCGCGCAACGAGGGGCAGGCCGAACGCCTGCGCGCCAACAGCCACTATTACGAGGAGGCGCGGCGCTTCGCGCAGCTCGCCTCGCAGCATTCGGCCAATTCCTCCGGCGGCAAGGAATTCGTGATCGTCACCGGCGGCGGGCCGGGCGTCATGGAAGCGGGCAATCGCGGCGCGGCCGATGTCGGCGCGGTGTCGATCGCCCTCAACATCACGCTGCCGCACGAGCAGGCGCCCAATCCCTATGCGACGCCCGAGCTCTGCTTCAACTTCCATTATTTCGCGATCCGCAAGATGCATTTCCTTCTGCGGGCCAAGGCCATGGCGATCTTCCCCGGCGGCTTCGGGACCCTGGACGAGCTGTTCGAGGCGCTGACGCTGATTCAGACACGGCGCATGGCACGCATCCCGGTGGTCCTGTTCGGCAAGGAGTTCTGGCACCGCGTCGTGGATTTCGACTTCCTGGCCGAGGAAGGCACCATCGCGCCGGACGATCTCGGCCTCCTCAACTTCGTGGACACGGCCGAAGAGGGATGGGAGATCATTCGCCGCGCCTACGAGTTCTGA
- a CDS encoding pyrimidine 5'-nucleotidase — MRKEAMNEQTTILRTADATPQDFSHVHTWVFDLDNTLYPRRTDLFRQIDERMTSFVGELLGVAPDEAKDVQKRYYREYGTTLRGLMSVHDIDPDAFLRYVHNIDYSWLSPDPELGAEIAALPGRKFIFTNGDRGHAERTARQLGIFEHFEDVFDIVAAGLVPKPAAVTYDKFMALHRVDTAHAAMFEDLARNLEVPKALGMRTVLIVPENFETAIGDAWEHEGREGEHIDFVTDNLTTFLRSIRTA; from the coding sequence ATGCGGAAAGAAGCGATGAACGAGCAAACCACGATCCTCCGCACCGCCGACGCCACGCCGCAGGACTTTTCCCATGTCCACACATGGGTCTTCGACCTCGACAACACGCTCTACCCCCGCCGCACCGATCTGTTTCGCCAGATCGACGAGCGGATGACGAGCTTCGTGGGCGAGCTTCTGGGCGTCGCCCCGGACGAGGCGAAGGACGTGCAGAAGCGCTACTACCGCGAATACGGCACGACGCTGCGCGGGCTGATGTCGGTCCACGACATCGATCCCGACGCCTTCCTGCGCTATGTCCACAATATCGACTATTCCTGGCTGTCGCCGGACCCCGAGCTCGGCGCCGAGATCGCCGCGCTGCCGGGCCGCAAGTTCATCTTTACCAATGGCGACCGGGGCCATGCCGAGCGCACGGCGCGCCAGCTCGGCATCTTCGAGCATTTCGAGGACGTGTTCGACATCGTGGCCGCAGGTCTCGTTCCCAAGCCCGCCGCCGTGACCTACGACAAGTTCATGGCGCTGCACCGGGTGGACACGGCCCATGCCGCCATGTTCGAGGATCTCGCCCGCAATCTGGAAGTGCCGAAGGCGCTGGGCATGCGCACCGTCCTCATCGTGCCGGAGAATTTCGAGACGGCGATCGGCGATGCCTGGGAGCACGAAGGGCGCGAGGGCGAGCATATCGATTTCGTCACCGACAATCTTACGACCTTCCTGCGTTCGATCCGCACGGCTTAG
- a CDS encoding OprO/OprP family phosphate-selective porin encodes MSRAALVLACLALPLPPIVATASAGERGEASLAERLETAPEIGTQDRYLRLSPYVQFDGGWASSSPDDLVAPEDRRNGEVRRGRLYADFAYDDFGGRLTLDFANWEEEAVTYAYLNYKISEALTVQAGYQDVPFSLQNIMGSRSATFAEDGLNSTLQLADAVGVVALMGGDRWSFQAGVFGGDINAQPFDDGVTLGARATYAPWMEGEDAVHLGLGLAGGFDRQEPLSFSGGTGTDLVAASPISTGDFTGSAKLLSANAELAATLGRFTLQSEYTVSRVEARDGGEATLHGGYLSALLFLTDDHRVYEAKEGQFERVKPAHSVSKGGIGAFEIGARLDGLDLTDAEDGGAEIAGTAILNWYPTDVLRFTASHTYTEVTAGPDEGDRVNATLLRATIVY; translated from the coding sequence ATGTCGCGCGCTGCCCTGGTTCTCGCCTGCCTGGCCCTCCCCCTTCCGCCGATTGTCGCCACCGCCTCGGCCGGGGAGCGCGGCGAGGCCTCGCTGGCCGAGCGCCTGGAAACCGCGCCCGAGATCGGCACGCAGGATCGCTACCTCCGCCTGTCGCCCTACGTGCAGTTCGACGGCGGCTGGGCCTCCTCCTCGCCGGACGATCTCGTCGCTCCGGAAGACCGGCGCAATGGCGAGGTCCGGCGCGGGCGTCTCTATGCCGACTTCGCCTATGACGATTTCGGCGGCCGGCTGACGCTCGACTTCGCCAATTGGGAAGAGGAAGCCGTCACCTACGCCTATCTCAACTACAAGATTTCCGAGGCCCTGACCGTTCAGGCCGGTTATCAGGACGTGCCCTTCTCGCTGCAGAACATCATGGGCAGCCGCTCGGCCACCTTCGCCGAGGACGGGCTAAACTCGACGCTGCAACTGGCCGACGCGGTGGGCGTCGTGGCGCTGATGGGGGGCGATCGCTGGAGCTTTCAGGCCGGCGTATTCGGCGGCGACATCAACGCCCAGCCCTTCGACGATGGCGTGACGCTCGGCGCCCGCGCCACCTATGCGCCCTGGATGGAGGGCGAGGACGCGGTGCATCTCGGTCTTGGCCTTGCCGGCGGCTTCGACCGGCAGGAGCCGCTTTCCTTCTCCGGCGGCACAGGCACCGATCTCGTCGCCGCCTCGCCCATCTCCACCGGCGACTTCACGGGCTCGGCCAAGCTCCTGTCGGCGAACGCGGAGCTGGCCGCGACGCTCGGCCGCTTCACGCTCCAGAGCGAATACACGGTGAGCCGCGTCGAGGCGCGCGACGGCGGCGAAGCGACCCTGCATGGCGGCTATCTCTCCGCGCTCCTGTTCCTGACCGACGACCACCGCGTCTATGAGGCGAAGGAAGGCCAGTTCGAGCGGGTGAAGCCGGCCCATTCCGTGTCGAAGGGCGGCATTGGCGCCTTCGAGATCGGCGCGCGGCTGGACGGGCTGGACCTGACCGACGCCGAGGACGGGGGCGCCGAGATCGCCGGCACCGCGATCCTCAACTGGTATCCGACCGATGTGCTGCGCTTCACCGCGAGCCACACCTATACCGAGGTGACCGCCGGCCCGGACGAAGGCGACAGGGTCAACGCGACGCTGCTGCGCGCCACGATCGTCTATTGA
- a CDS encoding MFS transporter, translating to MSAVPASPSEGAPANSRARVLFASLIGTTIEFFDFYIYATAAVLVFPKLFFPGSDATSATLQSFATFAIAFFARPIGAAIFGHFGDRVGRKATLVAALMTMGLSTVAIGLLPTYASAGVLAPLLLALCRLGQGLGLGGEWGGAVLLATENAPPGKRAWYGMFPQLGAPIGFICATGSFLILSDVLTDEQFFQFGWRIPFIASALLVFVGLWVRLKIHETPAFQKAVERHERVKVPLLSVFAEHKGRLLAGTFAALATFVLFYLMTTFVLSWGTSALGYSRSSFLPIQMLGVVFFGLAIPVSAVMADRIGSRTTLLLATLGIGLFGFLFHPLFGAGTVGSVIAFQIVGFALMGMTYGPLGTALSDLFPTAVRYTGASLTFNFGGIVGASLAPYLATRLATDHGLAAVGYYLSAAAVITAIALMATPRRGEFA from the coding sequence TTGTCCGCCGTTCCCGCTTCCCCTTCCGAGGGCGCACCCGCCAATTCTCGCGCGCGCGTCCTGTTCGCCAGCCTCATCGGCACCACGATCGAATTCTTCGATTTCTACATCTACGCGACGGCGGCGGTTCTCGTATTTCCCAAGCTCTTCTTCCCGGGGTCCGACGCGACCTCCGCGACGCTGCAGAGCTTCGCCACCTTCGCCATCGCCTTCTTCGCCCGCCCCATCGGCGCGGCGATCTTCGGCCATTTCGGGGATCGGGTCGGGCGCAAGGCGACGCTCGTCGCCGCGCTCATGACCATGGGCCTGTCCACTGTGGCGATCGGCCTGCTTCCGACCTATGCCTCCGCCGGCGTCCTCGCGCCGCTGCTCCTGGCGCTCTGCCGCCTCGGCCAGGGCCTCGGGCTCGGCGGCGAATGGGGCGGCGCGGTGCTGCTCGCCACTGAGAACGCCCCTCCCGGCAAGCGCGCCTGGTACGGCATGTTCCCGCAACTCGGCGCGCCGATCGGCTTCATCTGCGCCACGGGCTCGTTCCTGATCCTGTCGGACGTGCTGACCGACGAGCAGTTCTTCCAGTTCGGCTGGCGCATTCCCTTCATCGCCTCGGCGCTTCTGGTGTTCGTCGGCCTCTGGGTCCGCCTGAAGATCCACGAGACGCCGGCTTTCCAGAAGGCTGTGGAGCGGCACGAGCGGGTCAAGGTTCCGCTGCTCTCGGTTTTCGCCGAGCACAAGGGCCGGCTTCTGGCCGGCACCTTCGCCGCGCTCGCCACCTTCGTCCTGTTCTACCTGATGACGACCTTCGTCCTGTCCTGGGGCACGTCGGCGCTGGGCTACAGCCGCTCCAGCTTCCTGCCGATCCAGATGCTCGGCGTCGTCTTCTTCGGCCTCGCCATTCCCGTTTCGGCGGTGATGGCGGACAGGATCGGCTCGCGCACGACCCTCCTCCTCGCGACGCTCGGCATCGGCCTGTTCGGCTTCCTGTTCCACCCGCTCTTCGGCGCGGGGACGGTCGGCAGCGTCATCGCCTTCCAGATCGTCGGCTTCGCGCTGATGGGCATGACCTACGGCCCGCTCGGCACGGCGCTGTCGGATCTCTTCCCGACGGCGGTGCGCTACACCGGCGCTTCGCTGACCTTTAATTTCGGCGGCATCGTCGGCGCCTCGCTGGCCCCCTATCTCGCGACGCGCCTTGCCACCGACCACGGCCTCGCGGCTGTCGGCTACTACCTTTCGGCCGCAGCCGTCATCACGGCGATCGCGCTCATGGCGACGCCGCGCCGGGGCGAGTTCGCCTGA
- the argB gene encoding acetylglutamate kinase has protein sequence MSDQPQNQASVLAEALPYMQAYENKTVVVKYGGHAMGDAKLGRAFARDIALLKQSGINPIVVHGGGPQIGRMLEKMGIESRFEHGLRVTDQRTVEIVEMVLAGSINKEIVALINAEGEWAIGLCGKDGNMVFAEKATKTVVDPDSNIERVLDLGFVGEPVEVDRTLLDLLARSEMIPVIAPVAPGRDGSTYNINADTFAGAIAGAVKAARLLFLTDVPGVLDKNGQLIKELSVGEARALIKDGTISGGMIPKVETCIEALDRGVEGVVILNGKVLHAVLLELLTEHGAGTLLVP, from the coding sequence ATGTCCGATCAGCCCCAGAACCAGGCCAGCGTCCTTGCCGAGGCGCTGCCCTACATGCAGGCCTACGAGAACAAGACGGTCGTGGTGAAATATGGCGGCCATGCCATGGGCGACGCCAAGCTCGGCCGCGCCTTCGCCCGCGACATCGCCCTGCTCAAGCAGTCCGGCATAAACCCCATCGTCGTGCATGGCGGCGGGCCGCAGATCGGCCGCATGCTCGAGAAGATGGGCATCGAATCGCGCTTTGAGCACGGGCTTCGCGTCACCGACCAGCGCACGGTCGAGATCGTCGAGATGGTTCTGGCCGGCTCCATCAACAAGGAGATCGTCGCGCTCATCAACGCCGAAGGCGAATGGGCGATCGGCCTGTGCGGCAAGGACGGCAACATGGTCTTCGCCGAGAAGGCCACGAAGACGGTCGTCGATCCCGACTCCAACATCGAGCGCGTTCTCGATCTCGGCTTCGTCGGCGAGCCGGTGGAGGTCGATCGCACGCTGCTCGACCTTCTCGCCCGCTCCGAGATGATCCCCGTGATCGCGCCGGTGGCGCCAGGCCGCGACGGCTCGACCTACAACATCAACGCCGACACGTTCGCCGGCGCCATCGCCGGCGCGGTGAAGGCCGCGCGGCTCCTGTTCCTGACCGACGTGCCGGGCGTTCTCGACAAGAACGGCCAGCTCATCAAGGAACTCTCGGTCGGCGAGGCGCGCGCCCTGATCAAGGACGGCACGATCTCGGGCGGCATGATCCCCAAGGTTGAGACCTGCATCGAGGCGCTGGATCGCGGCGTCGAGGGTGTCGTGATCCTGAACGGCAAGGTGCTCCATGCCGTGCTGCTGGAGCTCCTGACCGAGCACGGGGCCGGCACGCTTCTCGTGCCCTGA
- a CDS encoding response regulator translates to MADPVTSRAVPYETETRRLLEGFDWSTTSLGPRESWPERLTMAVDTVVDSPVAKVLMWGPDHVMIYNDPYIEVAGGYHPRAFGGRVAEVWPEIWDWNSRVLEAGFRGEIQSYTDQVLQLRRHGEPEDVYFDLFYTPIRNQDGGIGGVLCTVLEKTDRVVAERETFRSNQRFRAAMDAIHGTIWTNSADGRMVGEQPGWGRLTGQTYADYQGFGWSKAVHPEDVPASIAAWQEAVDSGQTFVHEHRVLVAGGDYRRFAVRAVPTFDEKGTLREWVGVHTDVEDVRAYEDSLREHAEMLERQVRHRQRAEEQLRQLNETLESRVIEALEERRQAQVALAQSQKLETIGKLTGGVAHDFNNLLQVVSGNLQLLLRDLTGNERAERRIGNALAGVARGSKLASQLLAFGRRQALEPKVVNVTRFVRGMDDMLRRALGEGIEIETVVGGGLWNTFIDPTQIENALLNLAINARDAMEGQGKLTIELGNASLDDTYARTHAEVTPGQYVMLAVSDTGCGMSADIIEKVFEPFFSTKAEGKGSGLGLSMVYGFVKQSGGHVKIYSEVDHGTTIKLYLPRAEQAEDVEVAIDTGPISGGTETVLVVEDDDEVRATVVEMLTDLGYRVLKAVDAQSALNVVESGIPLDILFTDVVMPGKLKSPELARKAKERLPDLAVLFTSGYTENSIVHGGRLDSGVELLSKPYTREALARKFRHVLANRAQKNQRRPDIASPALAGEPLVQRASAPGAVSSQGPAEQPGPRHFKPCTVLFVEDDALIRMNTADMMKDLGHVVVEAGSAEDALVALETAPVDVLVTDVNLPGMSGPDLARRAVASRPRIGIVFATGDRHVPGIESFAANTALLLKPYDMSDLDKAIAKASAQSRVEA, encoded by the coding sequence ATGGCCGATCCCGTCACGAGCCGCGCCGTTCCCTACGAGACGGAAACGCGACGCCTGCTGGAAGGGTTCGACTGGTCGACCACCTCGCTCGGTCCGCGCGAGAGCTGGCCCGAGCGGCTGACCATGGCCGTGGACACGGTGGTGGATTCGCCGGTGGCCAAGGTCCTTATGTGGGGGCCGGATCATGTGATGATCTACAACGATCCCTATATCGAGGTCGCCGGCGGCTATCATCCTCGCGCCTTCGGCGGGCGCGTGGCCGAGGTGTGGCCCGAAATCTGGGATTGGAACAGCCGCGTCCTGGAGGCCGGCTTCCGGGGCGAGATCCAGTCCTACACCGATCAGGTCTTGCAGCTGCGCCGCCACGGCGAGCCGGAGGACGTGTATTTCGACCTGTTCTACACGCCCATCCGAAACCAGGACGGCGGCATCGGCGGCGTGCTCTGCACGGTTCTGGAAAAGACCGACCGGGTCGTCGCCGAGCGCGAGACCTTCCGTTCCAACCAGCGCTTCCGCGCGGCGATGGACGCCATCCACGGCACGATCTGGACCAACAGCGCCGACGGGCGCATGGTCGGCGAGCAGCCCGGCTGGGGTCGCCTGACCGGCCAGACCTATGCCGACTATCAGGGCTTCGGCTGGTCCAAGGCCGTGCATCCCGAAGACGTGCCGGCCTCCATCGCGGCCTGGCAGGAGGCGGTGGACAGCGGACAGACCTTCGTTCACGAGCACCGCGTCCTCGTGGCGGGCGGGGACTATCGCCGCTTCGCCGTGCGCGCCGTGCCGACCTTCGACGAGAAGGGCACGCTGCGCGAATGGGTCGGCGTCCACACCGATGTCGAGGACGTGCGCGCCTACGAGGATTCGCTGCGCGAGCACGCCGAGATGCTGGAGCGGCAGGTGCGCCACCGCCAGCGCGCCGAGGAGCAGCTTCGCCAGTTGAACGAGACGCTGGAAAGCCGCGTGATCGAGGCGCTGGAGGAGCGCCGGCAGGCGCAGGTGGCGCTCGCCCAGTCGCAGAAGCTGGAAACGATCGGCAAGCTCACCGGCGGCGTGGCGCACGACTTCAACAACCTGCTTCAGGTCGTGTCCGGCAATCTTCAGCTTCTCCTGCGCGATCTCACCGGCAACGAGCGGGCCGAACGGCGTATCGGCAACGCGCTGGCGGGCGTGGCGCGTGGCTCCAAGCTCGCCTCGCAGCTTCTCGCCTTCGGCCGCCGGCAGGCGCTGGAGCCCAAGGTCGTCAACGTGACGCGCTTCGTGCGCGGCATGGACGACATGCTGCGCCGGGCGCTGGGCGAAGGGATCGAGATCGAGACCGTGGTGGGCGGCGGCTTGTGGAACACGTTCATCGATCCGACGCAGATCGAGAACGCGCTCCTGAATCTGGCCATCAACGCGCGCGACGCGATGGAGGGCCAGGGCAAGCTGACGATCGAACTCGGCAACGCCTCGCTGGACGACACCTATGCCCGCACCCATGCCGAGGTGACGCCGGGCCAATATGTCATGCTGGCGGTGAGCGACACCGGCTGCGGCATGAGCGCCGACATCATCGAGAAGGTCTTCGAGCCCTTCTTCTCCACCAAGGCCGAGGGCAAGGGCTCCGGCCTTGGCCTTTCCATGGTCTACGGCTTCGTCAAGCAGTCCGGCGGCCACGTGAAGATCTATTCCGAGGTCGACCACGGCACCACGATCAAGCTCTATCTGCCCCGCGCCGAACAGGCCGAGGATGTCGAGGTCGCGATCGACACCGGCCCGATCTCGGGCGGTACGGAAACCGTTCTCGTGGTGGAGGACGACGACGAGGTTCGCGCCACCGTGGTGGAGATGCTGACCGATCTCGGCTACCGCGTGCTGAAGGCCGTGGATGCGCAGTCGGCGCTGAACGTCGTGGAAAGCGGCATCCCGCTCGACATCCTGTTCACCGACGTCGTGATGCCCGGCAAGCTGAAGAGCCCGGAACTGGCCCGCAAGGCCAAGGAGCGCTTGCCCGATCTCGCGGTTCTCTTCACCTCCGGCTACACCGAGAACTCCATCGTGCATGGCGGGCGGCTGGACTCGGGCGTCGAGCTTCTGTCCAAGCCCTATACGCGGGAAGCGCTGGCGCGGAAGTTCCGCCACGTCCTGGCCAACCGCGCCCAGAAGAACCAGCGCCGGCCCGACATCGCCAGCCCCGCGCTCGCCGGGGAGCCGCTCGTCCAGCGCGCCTCCGCCCCCGGTGCCGTGTCCTCGCAAGGCCCGGCCGAGCAGCCCGGCCCGCGCCACTTCAAGCCCTGCACCGTGCTCTTCGTGGAGGACGACGCGCTGATCCGCATGAACACGGCCGACATGATGAAGGATCTCGGCCATGTCGTGGTGGAAGCGGGCAGCGCGGAGGACGCGCTGGTCGCCCTCGAAACCGCGCCGGTGGACGTGCTCGTGACGGACGTGAACCTGCCCGGCATGTCCGGCCCCGATCTCGCCCGGCGCGCGGTGGCCTCCCGCCCACGCATCGGCATCGTCTTCGCCACGGGCGATCGGCACGTGCCGGGGATCGAGAGCTTCGCCGCCAACACCGCGCTGCTCCTGAAGCCTTACGACATGAGCGATCTCGACAAGGCCATCGCCAAGGCCAGCGCGCAGAGCCGCGTTGAGGCCTGA